A region of Triplophysa rosa linkage group LG16, Trosa_1v2, whole genome shotgun sequence DNA encodes the following proteins:
- the LOC130567510 gene encoding RNA cytidine acetyltransferase-like — MAAVTLLEEVVTPRKDLPPLLLKLNERRAERLDYLGVSYGLTPQLLKFWKKAGFIPVYLRQTQNDLTGEHSCIMLKELNAEDSVDNGQWLSAFWKDFRRRFLSLLSFQFRKFSPTLALNILQNKNAKDDSAPVLTSAELTAQFTPYDLKRLEMYSRNMVDYHLMMDMMPAIARMYFLKQMGGVMLSVAQCALLLGVGLQHKRVDDLEKEIELPSSQLMGLFNRVIRKIVQFFNTLQEKAIEAEMVATKDISMEPTVQTLGEDLNEAAKEFQEKHKKDIEKIKEMDLSE; from the exons ATGGCT GCTGTCACTCTTTTGGAGGAGGTTGTGACACCCAGGAAAGACCTGCCACCACTGCTGTTGAAGCTGAATGAGAGGAGAGCAGAGAGACTGGACTACCTGGGGGTGTCGTATGGTctcacacctcaacttctcaa ATTCTGGAAGAAGGCTGGATTCATTCCAGTTTATTTAAGACAGACTCAG AATGACCTGACGGGGGAGCACTCGTGTATTATGCTGAAGGAGCTCAATGCTGAGGATTCAGTAGATAATGGCCAGTGGCTGTCTGCTTTTTGGAAGG ATTTCCGAAGGAGGTTTCTCTCCCTGCTGTCTTTCCAATTCAGAAAATTCAGCCCAACACTGGCCCTCAACATATTACAGAACAAGAACGCCAAAGACGACAGCGCACCAG TGCTCACCAGTGCAGAGCTGACTGCCCAGTTTACCCCTTATGACTTGAAGCGTTTGGAGATGTATTCAAGAAACATGGTGGACTATCACCTCATGATGGATATGATGCCTGCTATTGCACGCATGTATTTCCTCAAACAAATGGGAGGCGTCATGCTTTCAGTTGCACAGTGT gCTCTGCTGTTGGGAGTTGGACTGCAACACAAGCGTGTAGATGACCTGGAAAAGGAGATTGAGTTGCCCAGTTCTCAGCTCATGGGCCTGTTCAACCGTGTCATTCGCAAAATTGTGCAG TTCTTCAACACTCTTCAGGAGAAGGCAATTGAGGCAGAGATGGTGGCCACCAAGGACATAAGCATGGAACCAACTGTGCAGACACTTGGTGAAGATCTG AATGAGGCTGCCAAAGAATTCCAAGAGAAACACAAAAAGGACATTGAGAAGATTAAAGAAATGGATCTTTCAGAGTGA